The sequence below is a genomic window from Lelliottia sp. JS-SCA-14.
CTTTACGCCTCAATCGCCGCCACAAAGCGGGCGGTAATCTGCTGTGGACGCGTGATCGCCCCGCCGACCACCACCGTATGCGCGCCTAATTCCAGGCAACGCGCGGCCAGTTCGGGTGTCTCGACGTTGCCTTCAGCGACAACAGGAATCGTCGCCGCCGCCAGCACCTCGCGTAAGAATCCACAATCATTTTCACGCAACAGACGGCCTGTCGTATTCGCCGTATAGCCATGAAGCGTGGTGCCGACGCAGTCAAATCCGAGATCCTGCGCGGTTTTAGCCTCGGCGACGGTAGCGATATCCGCCATCAACAGCAGAGAGGGATAGCGCGCGCGAATCTTCTCGACCAGCGCGGCCAGTGTTTCGCCGCC
It includes:
- a CDS encoding N-acetylmannosamine-6-phosphate 2-epimerase is translated as MKTVLDVLKGKLIVSCQALENEPLHSSFIMSRMALAAAQGGAVAIRANSVVDIAAIKETVSLPVIGIIKRDYADSEVFITATMKEIDELMTVTPEMIALDATDRPRPGGETLAALVEKIRARYPSLLLMADIATVAEAKTAQDLGFDCVGTTLHGYTANTTGRLLRENDCGFLREVLAAATIPVVAEGNVETPELAARCLELGAHTVVVGGAITRPQQITARFVAAIEA